A section of the Alkalihalobacillus sp. LMS39 genome encodes:
- the htpX gene encoding protease HtpX, which translates to MGKRVLFFLLTNILVMTTIVIVWSLITRYTGINGGGFVQTGGTINFGSLMVFSLLVGFSGSFISLALSRWMAKKMMNVKVLDPNGSLSAQERSVVEKVHRLSRAAGLTHMPEVGIYQSGEVNAFATGPSKKRSLVAVSSGLLNYMDDDAVEGVIAHEVAHITNGDMVTMTLLQGVVNTFVVFFSRIAAIIVSRFVRSELQWIVRFAAIIIFQILFSILGSIVVMAFSRYREYHADRGGADLAGRDKMAHALRSLKQHVNRVTDNRQDDSAVQTLKISGKGGVSKLFSSHPDLDDRIARLEQR; encoded by the coding sequence ATGGGAAAACGCGTACTGTTTTTCTTATTAACAAATATTCTTGTTATGACGACCATTGTGATTGTATGGTCTTTAATTACAAGATACACAGGCATTAACGGTGGGGGTTTTGTTCAAACAGGAGGAACGATTAACTTTGGTTCCTTAATGGTATTTAGTTTACTTGTTGGTTTTTCGGGATCATTCATATCGTTAGCACTTTCAAGGTGGATGGCCAAAAAAATGATGAATGTGAAAGTTCTTGACCCAAATGGCTCATTATCAGCTCAAGAGCGTTCTGTCGTTGAAAAAGTCCACCGCCTATCTCGTGCTGCCGGACTGACACATATGCCTGAGGTTGGCATTTATCAATCTGGCGAAGTAAACGCTTTTGCTACAGGTCCATCAAAAAAGCGCTCCCTTGTAGCCGTTTCATCTGGACTATTAAACTATATGGATGATGATGCGGTTGAAGGTGTCATCGCCCATGAAGTTGCTCATATTACGAATGGTGATATGGTCACAATGACATTATTACAAGGTGTCGTTAACACTTTTGTTGTATTCTTTTCAAGAATTGCTGCGATTATCGTTTCTCGTTTTGTCCGCTCAGAATTACAATGGATTGTTCGTTTTGCAGCTATCATTATTTTTCAAATTTTATTTTCTATTCTCGGAAGCATCGTCGTTATGGCATTCTCGCGTTACCGCGAATACCATGCAGACCGAGGTGGTGCGGATTTAGCAGGCCGAGATAAAATGGCTCATGCCCTACGTTCATTGAAACAACATGTGAATCGCGTGACGGACAACCGTCAAGATGATTCAGCGGTTCAAACATTAAAGATTAGTGGAAAAGGTGGCGTATCGAAACTATTCTCATCCCACCCTGACTTAGATGATCGTATTGCGCGATTAGAGCAACGCTAA
- a CDS encoding YjcZ family sporulation protein, translating into MYGYGYGAPVAGCAAPVAGVGHGGGFALIVVLFILLIIVGAAYVKPAATAPVTPC; encoded by the coding sequence ATGTACGGATATGGGTATGGCGCTCCTGTAGCTGGTTGCGCAGCACCAGTAGCTGGAGTCGGTCACGGCGGTGGATTCGCTTTAATTGTGGTGTTGTTTATTTTATTAATTATTGTAGGAGCTGCATATGTTAAGCCAGCAGCTACAGCACCAGTAACACCTTGCTAA
- a CDS encoding MoxR family ATPase, whose product MIKERLQMAIENVEKVVVGKKEEIILSLSAMLAGGHVLLEDVPGVGKTMLVKAIAKTLGADFKRIQFTPDMLPSDVTGVSIYNQKTLSFEFRPGPIMANVVLADEINRTSPKTQAALLEALEEGRVTIDGETMVLAKPFFVMATQNPIEYAGTYPLPEAQLDRFLLKLKIGYPTREDEFEVLNRVEKSHPIDRLESVLDLEVLVQMQEDVQNVYVDDLVKTYIIDVVNETREHKAVRLGVSPRGSIALMKVAQAYAFIEDRDYVIPDDVKYLAPYVLSHRIIVKSDISFSNTTQESVVKDVLKRVSVPMVKKDGI is encoded by the coding sequence ATGATAAAAGAGCGATTACAAATGGCAATTGAAAACGTAGAAAAGGTAGTTGTCGGAAAAAAAGAAGAAATTATACTTAGTCTTTCTGCGATGTTAGCAGGAGGACATGTTTTACTGGAAGATGTACCTGGTGTCGGAAAAACGATGTTAGTGAAAGCAATTGCAAAGACATTAGGAGCTGACTTTAAACGGATTCAGTTTACACCGGATATGCTTCCATCTGACGTTACAGGTGTTTCGATTTATAATCAAAAAACGCTTAGTTTTGAATTTCGTCCTGGTCCGATTATGGCAAATGTTGTTCTTGCTGATGAAATAAACCGAACTTCTCCGAAAACACAAGCGGCCTTGCTTGAAGCGTTAGAGGAAGGTAGGGTAACGATTGATGGGGAAACAATGGTGTTGGCAAAACCATTTTTTGTGATGGCGACCCAAAATCCAATTGAATATGCCGGGACTTATCCGTTGCCAGAAGCGCAGTTAGATCGATTTTTATTAAAATTAAAAATTGGGTACCCAACAAGAGAAGATGAATTTGAAGTATTAAATCGGGTAGAAAAAAGTCATCCGATTGATAGATTAGAGTCGGTTTTGGATTTAGAGGTTTTAGTGCAAATGCAAGAGGATGTACAGAATGTTTATGTAGATGACCTAGTTAAAACGTATATTATTGATGTTGTGAATGAAACAAGAGAGCATAAAGCAGTACGATTAGGGGTAAGTCCGCGTGGGTCGATCGCGTTAATGAAGGTTGCTCAAGCATATGCTTTCATCGAAGATCGAGATTATGTCATTCCAGATGATGTGAAATATTTAGCGCCTTATGTATTATCACACCGTATTATTGTAAAATCTGATATTAGCTTTTCAAATACGACGCAAGAGTCTGTTGTAAAGGATGTCCTGAAAAGAGTATCGGTTCCTATGGTGAAAAAGGATGGCATTTAA
- a CDS encoding DUF58 domain-containing protein yields the protein MKSPFSKLMPYIKPLLLLIVNGLVFAYAMFQGGFVSWFLFYSVFVLSLLSCSVIFVSFRSIEMEREITPDVAVAEESVDVTIRMKKRFFHPFYYVRVHDVIPKTLSRAKVSDNGGLFFFSFNKTLTFEYKLFSLIRGEHDFQEVEVVVGDLFGFFERKKRLPLKTTMVIYPRYEKLNRWTVFSSRGNEEGSSFEESFEEELSISSIRNYIPGDRLTSIDWKHSARSNKLMTKEFESYQGQASNLAFYPVSLEDEFEAFEQAVVLCASIVNFYYKKAMPLGFLDFDEQGQYTSPSEQHSQYQTIYRQLATVTPKKDELFSITPVVELMRGTATTIISVSLTPHLSEMINRMLSVNGKVMVCLIKQKQSDSEEMNRIEKLRSNGVRVFQFMATNTDFENEQVNES from the coding sequence ATGAAATCACCTTTTTCAAAGTTAATGCCCTATATTAAACCGCTGTTGTTACTCATTGTAAATGGGCTTGTTTTTGCATATGCAATGTTTCAAGGCGGATTTGTAAGTTGGTTTTTGTTTTATAGTGTGTTCGTTCTTTCATTGCTTTCTTGTAGCGTTATTTTTGTATCGTTTCGTTCCATTGAAATGGAGAGAGAAATCACACCGGATGTCGCGGTAGCTGAGGAAAGTGTTGACGTAACGATTCGGATGAAAAAGCGGTTTTTTCATCCCTTTTACTATGTTCGGGTTCATGATGTTATTCCGAAAACATTAAGCCGAGCGAAAGTTAGTGATAACGGCGGGCTCTTTTTCTTCTCATTTAACAAAACATTAACGTTTGAATATAAACTCTTTTCCTTAATCAGGGGTGAACATGATTTTCAAGAAGTCGAAGTTGTAGTAGGGGATTTGTTTGGTTTTTTTGAACGAAAGAAAAGATTACCTCTGAAAACAACGATGGTCATCTATCCTCGTTATGAAAAATTAAATCGGTGGACAGTTTTTTCAAGTCGAGGAAATGAAGAAGGATCTTCTTTTGAAGAATCGTTTGAAGAAGAATTATCCATTTCTAGCATCCGTAATTATATTCCTGGTGATCGACTTACGAGTATCGACTGGAAGCATTCGGCTCGAAGTAATAAATTAATGACGAAAGAATTTGAATCCTACCAAGGTCAAGCTAGTAATCTAGCGTTTTATCCGGTTAGTCTAGAAGATGAGTTTGAAGCGTTTGAACAGGCGGTTGTTCTTTGTGCGTCCATTGTTAACTTTTATTATAAAAAAGCAATGCCTCTTGGCTTTCTTGATTTTGATGAACAAGGACAGTATACATCCCCGTCCGAGCAACACTCCCAGTATCAAACTATATATCGTCAGCTTGCGACGGTAACACCGAAAAAAGATGAACTCTTTTCGATAACACCTGTTGTTGAGCTCATGCGGGGGACGGCAACAACGATTATTTCCGTTTCACTAACTCCTCATCTTTCGGAAATGATTAACCGAATGTTATCGGTTAATGGAAAAGTAATGGTCTGTTTAATTAAACAAAAACAATCGGACTCAGAAGAAATGAACCGAATTGAAAAATTAAGATCGAATGGTGTTCGAGTTTTTCAATTTATGGCAACAAATACTGATTTCGAAAATGAGCAGGTGAATGAATCATGA
- a CDS encoding transglutaminase domain-containing protein, with the protein MRHEQEPQGKSFGLYALGLLLFLEWMYPLPYVTDTGYISIFVIFTFIFFIITYCQLRVWLSFLLKCFFIGYGLHVMFFAETFLSLGWFSIFLDEVAYNLSLMASGQWNGLTDIFRSLLFFVLLAVMSYLIFYWTTQLKRILLFFVVTIIYITVIDTFTFYDAGFAIVRTFLFGFLLLGLLTMYRVIEREKVGTYSNVLPVRLIVSLIVIVSMSASLGYAAPKFDPQWGDPVPYMKSAFGINPNAIGQAQTIGYGTNDERLGGGFEMDETPVFYVTAAKPHYWRGESKDFYTGRGWEQTTPELMDVQSNFYEPQVPVETLEAQVEMTGNHEFDHLFYPGDLTNVLSEENLSIYIDQFTGKAFSFDVEMESLVLPFYQIEYGYPEYSRTALREDSNDDPEEIKQYYLQLPETVPERVTALAETIVANQDNRYDKARTIERYFTMAGFQYETRFVAVPSPGEDYVDQFLFETQSGYCDNFSTSMVVLLRSVGIPARWVKGFTQGERMEYVGEDFYQYEVTNANAHSWVEVYFADSGWVPFEPTRGFEQPIDFTSEWESRDADVDIEQLQEQYDEEVEEVMAPVEENQTPILGGRGGVGVSISLIPLLITLSILSLIAIIVFYHRKKIIISYMLFRYQSKQGEDTFNDAYATLLWLLQFVGMKKNEGETMREYAKRVDSLYSMDEMTALTANYEKVSYGNAPSEKLWSESKRLWKTIVRRIGS; encoded by the coding sequence ATGAGGCATGAACAAGAACCGCAAGGAAAAAGCTTTGGGCTATACGCTCTAGGACTGCTTTTGTTTCTTGAATGGATGTATCCATTGCCATATGTAACCGATACAGGATACATTTCCATTTTTGTTATCTTTACATTCATTTTTTTTATTATCACCTATTGTCAGTTGCGTGTTTGGCTTTCCTTTTTATTAAAATGTTTTTTTATAGGTTATGGATTACACGTTATGTTTTTTGCAGAAACGTTTCTCTCGTTAGGGTGGTTTTCGATATTCCTTGATGAAGTAGCTTATAATTTGTCCCTTATGGCATCAGGGCAGTGGAATGGATTAACGGATATTTTTCGAAGTTTACTGTTTTTTGTTCTTTTAGCCGTTATGAGTTATTTGATTTTTTATTGGACAACGCAATTAAAACGGATTTTACTTTTTTTTGTTGTCACGATTATTTATATTACCGTAATTGATACGTTTACTTTTTATGATGCTGGCTTTGCGATTGTGCGAACGTTTCTATTTGGTTTTCTTCTGTTAGGTTTGTTAACAATGTATCGCGTGATTGAGCGAGAGAAAGTAGGAACGTATTCGAATGTCTTACCAGTAAGGTTAATTGTGTCGCTCATCGTGATTGTATCGATGTCCGCATCGTTAGGATATGCTGCTCCTAAGTTCGATCCTCAGTGGGGTGATCCTGTTCCTTATATGAAATCGGCATTCGGAATAAATCCGAATGCGATTGGTCAAGCACAAACGATTGGGTATGGCACGAATGATGAAAGATTAGGCGGTGGGTTTGAGATGGATGAAACTCCTGTCTTTTATGTAACAGCAGCCAAGCCACATTATTGGCGCGGAGAATCTAAAGATTTTTATACCGGAAGAGGTTGGGAGCAAACAACCCCTGAATTAATGGATGTTCAATCTAATTTTTATGAACCACAAGTTCCAGTTGAAACACTAGAAGCACAAGTGGAGATGACGGGAAATCATGAATTCGACCATTTGTTTTACCCTGGGGACTTGACCAATGTTTTGTCCGAAGAAAACCTTTCTATTTATATAGATCAATTTACTGGAAAGGCATTTTCGTTTGATGTAGAAATGGAATCGCTTGTCCTTCCTTTTTATCAAATTGAATACGGTTATCCGGAATATTCGAGAACTGCTTTACGAGAAGACTCGAACGATGACCCTGAAGAGATAAAACAATATTATTTGCAATTACCTGAAACAGTGCCAGAGCGCGTTACTGCGTTAGCTGAAACAATTGTAGCTAATCAAGATAATCGCTATGACAAGGCACGCACGATTGAACGGTATTTTACAATGGCAGGGTTTCAATATGAAACGCGATTCGTAGCAGTCCCTAGTCCGGGTGAAGACTATGTTGACCAATTCTTATTTGAGACTCAAAGTGGCTATTGTGATAACTTCTCAACTTCCATGGTTGTTTTATTGCGTTCTGTTGGAATCCCTGCAAGGTGGGTAAAAGGTTTTACGCAAGGCGAACGAATGGAATATGTCGGTGAAGATTTTTACCAGTATGAGGTGACGAATGCGAACGCTCACTCATGGGTGGAAGTTTATTTTGCGGATAGTGGCTGGGTTCCGTTTGAACCGACGAGAGGTTTTGAACAACCGATCGACTTTACGAGTGAATGGGAGTCTAGAGATGCTGATGTTGATATTGAGCAGTTGCAAGAACAATATGATGAAGAAGTAGAAGAAGTGATGGCTCCTGTTGAGGAAAACCAAACCCCTATACTAGGTGGAAGAGGAGGAGTGGGTGTTTCGATTAGCCTCATTCCTTTATTAATTACATTAAGCATTCTTTCTCTTATAGCTATCATCGTTTTTTATCATCGAAAAAAAATAATCATTTCCTATATGTTGTTTCGTTATCAGTCCAAACAGGGAGAGGATACGTTTAATGATGCGTATGCTACCTTGTTATGGCTCTTACAGTTTGTTGGAATGAAAAAAAATGAAGGTGAAACAATGAGAGAATATGCAAAACGAGTAGACTCTTTGTATTCAATGGATGAAATGACGGCGTTGACGGCAAACTATGAAAAAGTTAGTTATGGGAATGCCCCTTCCGAAAAATTATGGAGTGAAAGCAAACGACTGTGGAAAACGATTGTTCGACGAATCGGTTCTTGA
- the guaA gene encoding glutamine-hydrolyzing GMP synthase codes for MEKVNEMIVVLDFGGQYNQLIARRIRDLGVYSELHPNTITAEKIKEMNPTGIIFSGGPNSAYVEGAPKCDEEIYELGIPILGICYGMQLMTQHFGGKVEAAEHREYGKANIKIENQSKLYKGLPIEQPVWMSHGDLIVAPPEGFVVDAFNPSCPVAAMSNEAKQMYGVQFHPEVRHSQFGNELLKNFVYEVCHCKGDWSMENFIDIEMAKIKELVGDKKVLCALSGGVDSSVVAVLIHKAIGDQLTCMFIDHGLLRKDEAESVMKTFSEGFNMNVIKIDAQERFLSKLAGVEDPEQKRKIIGNEFIYVFEEESEKLKDMDFLAQGTLYTDIVESGTATAQTIKSHHNVGGLPEDMKFELIEPLNTLFKDEVRKLGSELGIPDEIVWRQPFPGPGLGIRVLGEITEEKLEIVRESDAILREEIKKAGLDREIWQYFTALPNMRSVGVMGDARTYDYTVGIRAVTSIDGMTSDWARIPYDVLEIISTRIVNEVKHVNRVVYDVTSKPPATIEWE; via the coding sequence ATGGAAAAAGTGAATGAAATGATTGTGGTTTTAGACTTTGGCGGTCAATACAATCAGCTAATTGCCCGAAGAATCCGCGATTTAGGTGTATATAGTGAATTGCATCCAAATACGATTACAGCTGAAAAAATTAAAGAAATGAATCCGACGGGTATTATTTTTTCTGGAGGTCCGAATAGTGCGTATGTTGAAGGGGCTCCTAAATGTGATGAGGAAATTTATGAGCTAGGAATTCCGATTCTAGGCATTTGTTATGGAATGCAACTGATGACTCAGCATTTCGGTGGGAAAGTTGAAGCGGCTGAGCATAGAGAGTATGGGAAAGCAAATATTAAAATTGAAAATCAATCGAAATTATATAAAGGTCTTCCAATTGAACAACCTGTGTGGATGAGTCATGGCGATTTAATTGTCGCGCCACCAGAAGGGTTTGTTGTGGATGCTTTTAATCCGTCTTGTCCTGTTGCGGCAATGAGTAATGAAGCAAAACAAATGTATGGTGTTCAATTCCATCCGGAAGTTCGCCACTCGCAATTCGGAAATGAGTTATTGAAAAACTTTGTTTATGAAGTTTGTCATTGTAAAGGTGATTGGTCAATGGAAAACTTCATTGACATTGAAATGGCGAAAATTAAAGAATTAGTGGGAGATAAAAAAGTCCTTTGTGCGTTAAGTGGTGGTGTTGATTCTTCTGTTGTCGCTGTTCTTATTCATAAAGCGATTGGTGATCAATTAACATGTATGTTTATTGACCATGGCTTATTGCGCAAAGATGAAGCGGAAAGTGTCATGAAAACATTCAGTGAAGGTTTCAATATGAATGTCATTAAAATTGACGCTCAGGAACGCTTTTTATCTAAGTTAGCAGGTGTAGAAGACCCTGAACAAAAGCGAAAAATTATCGGTAATGAATTTATTTATGTGTTTGAAGAGGAATCAGAAAAATTAAAGGATATGGACTTTTTAGCGCAAGGTACACTATATACGGATATCGTTGAAAGTGGTACGGCGACAGCACAAACGATTAAATCGCACCATAATGTTGGTGGATTGCCAGAAGATATGAAGTTTGAGTTGATTGAACCATTAAATACTTTATTTAAAGATGAAGTTCGTAAACTAGGGTCTGAACTGGGTATTCCAGATGAGATTGTATGGAGACAACCTTTCCCGGGTCCTGGACTTGGTATTCGTGTGTTAGGAGAAATAACAGAAGAAAAACTAGAGATTGTTCGTGAATCAGATGCAATCTTAAGAGAGGAAATTAAAAAAGCAGGACTTGATCGTGAAATATGGCAATATTTCACAGCGCTTCCGAATATGCGTAGTGTTGGGGTTATGGGTGATGCGAGAACATATGACTATACAGTTGGAATCCGTGCTGTTACATCAATTGATGGCATGACATCAGACTGGGCTAGAATTCCTTATGATGTATTAGAAATCATTTCAACGCGTATTGTTAATGAAGTAAAACATGTCAATCGTGTTGTGTATGACGTTACATCGAAACCGCCAGCTACGATTGAATGGGAGTAA
- a CDS encoding NCS2 family permease produces MDRYFGFKEQGTSYRQETVAGITTFLAMAYILFVNPDILAAAGMDQQAVFVATALAAAIGTIIMGLLANYPIALAPGMGLNAFFAFSVVIGLGIDWQIALFGVFVSGIIFIIITLTGLREVIINAIPAELKYAAAAGIGLFIAFIGLKAAGIVVPYEATAVTLGDLTQAPTLLAIFGVIITVIFMVRGVKGGIFYGMIITSIVGVIFGVIERPTAIVSSIPSLSPTFGQAFFYIGEVGWSEVFTLKLLVVILTFLFVDFFDTAGTLYAVSNQAGFVKDNKLPRANRALLADSSATSIGAILGTSTTTAYIESSAGVAAGGRTGFASLVTGVLFLFALFFSPLLAVVTSQVTAAALIVVGILMASSLGLIDWKKFEIAVPAFVTVVTMPLTYSIANGIALGFILYPITMIVKGKGKDVHPIMYVLFVIFALYLAFLTK; encoded by the coding sequence ATGGATCGTTATTTCGGTTTTAAAGAGCAAGGGACAAGTTACCGTCAAGAAACGGTAGCGGGGATTACTACGTTTTTAGCAATGGCTTATATTTTATTTGTAAATCCAGATATTTTAGCGGCAGCGGGTATGGACCAACAAGCGGTGTTTGTTGCGACTGCGTTAGCAGCGGCGATCGGTACAATTATCATGGGATTATTAGCAAACTATCCTATCGCATTGGCACCAGGTATGGGGTTAAACGCATTTTTCGCTTTTTCTGTTGTTATAGGGTTAGGAATTGATTGGCAAATTGCATTATTTGGTGTTTTTGTTTCAGGTATTATCTTTATTATTATTACATTAACTGGTCTTCGCGAGGTTATTATTAATGCTATTCCAGCAGAGTTAAAGTATGCGGCGGCAGCAGGTATTGGATTATTCATCGCATTTATTGGATTAAAAGCTGCGGGAATTGTTGTTCCTTATGAAGCAACTGCTGTTACACTAGGTGACTTAACTCAAGCGCCAACATTGCTTGCTATCTTTGGTGTCATTATAACGGTTATCTTTATGGTTCGTGGTGTAAAGGGCGGTATTTTTTACGGAATGATTATTACTTCCATTGTTGGTGTCATTTTTGGTGTTATTGAGCGACCGACAGCAATTGTAAGCTCAATCCCGAGTTTAAGTCCTACTTTTGGTCAAGCGTTCTTTTATATTGGTGAAGTTGGTTGGTCGGAAGTGTTCACTTTAAAGTTACTAGTTGTTATTTTAACTTTCCTATTTGTTGATTTCTTTGATACGGCAGGAACATTATATGCGGTTTCGAATCAAGCTGGTTTTGTAAAAGACAACAAGTTACCTCGTGCAAATCGTGCATTATTAGCAGATTCTAGTGCTACATCAATTGGTGCGATTTTAGGGACATCAACAACAACAGCATATATCGAGTCTTCAGCTGGGGTTGCGGCTGGTGGTCGTACAGGTTTTGCTTCATTAGTAACGGGAGTACTATTCTTATTCGCATTATTCTTTTCACCATTATTAGCTGTCGTAACAAGTCAAGTTACAGCAGCAGCATTAATCGTTGTCGGAATTTTGATGGCATCGTCACTAGGACTAATTGATTGGAAAAAATTCGAGATTGCTGTGCCGGCATTTGTCACAGTTGTCACAATGCCATTAACATATAGCATTGCAAACGGAATTGCGTTAGGATTTATTTTATATCCAATTACAATGATTGTTAAAGGTAAAGGAAAAGATGTTCACCCAATTATGTATGTATTGTTTGTCATCTTTGCTTTGTACTTGGCTTTCTTAACAAAATAA
- a CDS encoding GNAT family protein, whose protein sequence is MSKRDEFLFETERLAMRNITMSDKEVIYHLYTDPKVIRFDNTNGLKSMEEVETFITQLSHPYVQNHTLRFAVIEKETNQMIGTCGYRNWDRTSSHAEIGGNIVSSCWRKGFATEIVPALVRYGFYTLNLNKLHAYTVTKNIAVVKLLEKNKFKKEGVLRQYYRINEKYEHVYIYGKLKQEEQKVEPKNDKH, encoded by the coding sequence ATGAGTAAAAGAGATGAGTTTCTATTTGAAACAGAACGGTTAGCGATGAGAAACATAACGATGAGTGACAAAGAGGTTATTTATCATTTATATACAGATCCAAAAGTTATTCGTTTCGATAATACAAATGGATTAAAGTCAATGGAAGAAGTTGAAACCTTTATAACTCAATTATCTCACCCTTATGTCCAAAATCATACTCTACGATTTGCTGTCATCGAGAAAGAAACAAATCAGATGATTGGTACTTGTGGATATCGAAATTGGGACCGAACTTCTTCCCATGCAGAAATCGGAGGAAACATCGTAAGTTCTTGTTGGAGAAAAGGGTTTGCCACAGAGATTGTGCCCGCATTAGTACGATATGGTTTTTATACTTTAAACTTAAATAAACTTCATGCCTATACCGTAACAAAAAACATAGCAGTTGTGAAATTATTAGAAAAAAACAAATTTAAAAAAGAAGGCGTTTTAAGACAATACTACCGTATCAATGAGAAATATGAACACGTCTATATATATGGGAAATTAAAACAAGAAGAACAAAAGGTCGAGCCCAAAAACGACAAACACTAA
- a CDS encoding 3-oxoacyl-[acyl-carrier-protein] synthase III C-terminal domain-containing protein: MPKILSTSLYDPPYEMNQADITEFAREIFHEDFKDIDRLLQVFSNGEIIKRNFSVPLSWHSEGHTFEDKNETYIKHATEFGKKAIEACVTNHDFLQQSIPIEEIDALFFISSTGISTPSIEARIMNTLPFKSTTKRIPIWGLGCAGGAAGLSRAFDYCLAYPKAKVLVLCVELCSLTFQANDRSKSNLVGTSLFSDGVACALVVGDNVQSDQYTGKRAMPQLLGTNSRLLKDSEDVMGWNVQNSGLHVVFSRSIPNLITNWLEPIVSDFLLEFELTIDEIEQFIAHPGGKKVLDAYESALKLAKEKTTPSRYILENYGNMSSPTVLYVLDHVMKQGGQTNQYGLIAALGPGFSSELLLLQWK, from the coding sequence ATGCCGAAAATTCTTTCTACTAGTTTATACGACCCTCCATACGAAATGAACCAAGCGGACATTACTGAATTTGCAAGGGAAATCTTTCATGAAGATTTTAAAGATATTGACCGTCTGTTACAAGTATTCTCGAATGGAGAAATCATAAAGAGGAATTTTTCCGTTCCCCTATCGTGGCATAGCGAAGGTCACACATTTGAAGATAAAAATGAAACGTATATTAAGCATGCTACAGAGTTCGGGAAAAAGGCAATTGAAGCCTGTGTAACAAATCATGATTTTTTACAACAATCCATTCCTATCGAAGAAATTGATGCTTTGTTTTTTATTTCTAGTACAGGTATTTCTACACCAAGTATTGAAGCGAGAATTATGAATACGCTGCCGTTTAAATCGACAACAAAACGAATTCCTATTTGGGGATTAGGGTGTGCAGGAGGAGCAGCTGGATTAAGTCGAGCATTTGATTATTGCTTAGCTTATCCAAAAGCAAAAGTACTTGTCTTGTGTGTGGAGTTGTGTAGTCTCACGTTTCAAGCAAATGATCGGTCAAAAAGCAATTTAGTAGGGACATCTTTATTTTCTGATGGTGTTGCTTGTGCGTTAGTTGTTGGTGACAATGTACAATCAGATCAGTATACGGGAAAACGGGCTATGCCACAATTGTTAGGAACAAACTCCCGTTTATTGAAAGACTCAGAGGATGTTATGGGCTGGAATGTGCAAAACTCAGGTTTGCATGTAGTCTTTTCGAGAAGTATTCCGAACTTGATAACAAACTGGTTAGAACCGATTGTTTCTGACTTTTTATTAGAATTTGAATTGACGATCGATGAGATTGAACAATTTATCGCCCATCCAGGCGGTAAAAAAGTGTTGGATGCTTATGAGTCTGCCCTAAAGTTAGCAAAGGAGAAAACAACACCATCACGATATATATTAGAGAACTATGGGAATATGTCGTCTCCAACGGTTTTATATGTACTCGATCATGTTATGAAACAAGGTGGGCAAACGAATCAGTATGGCTTAATTGCTGCGCTTGGTCCTGGATTTAGCTCAGAATTATTATTACTACAATGGAAATAG
- a CDS encoding isoprenylcysteine carboxylmethyltransferase family protein, producing MLFFLSVISIVVLQRVLELLIANRNATWIKKQGGYEVGQSHYKYMVLLHIGFFASLLIEVLVAQRPLLHLWPIPFSLFVLAQAGRVWSLSSLGRFWNTRIMILPGAKVVAKGPYRFIRHPNYCIVLLELITLPLLFQAYFTLCCFLFLKLVILSIRIPLEEKALIEATNYQAVFYPKTDES from the coding sequence ATGCTCTTTTTTTTATCGGTTATATCAATTGTCGTTTTGCAACGAGTGTTAGAGTTACTCATTGCAAATAGAAATGCTACATGGATAAAAAAACAAGGGGGATATGAAGTTGGACAAAGTCACTATAAATATATGGTATTGCTTCATATCGGCTTTTTTGCTTCATTATTAATCGAGGTTCTTGTCGCGCAGCGGCCACTTCTTCATTTGTGGCCGATTCCCTTCAGTCTATTTGTGTTAGCGCAAGCAGGAAGAGTATGGAGTTTATCGTCACTTGGACGCTTTTGGAATACAAGAATTATGATTTTACCTGGGGCAAAGGTTGTAGCAAAGGGACCTTATCGCTTTATCCGCCATCCTAATTATTGCATTGTCCTACTTGAGCTCATCACACTACCACTCTTATTTCAAGCGTACTTCACATTATGTTGTTTTCTGTTCCTCAAACTAGTGATTTTGTCGATTAGAATTCCGTTAGAAGAAAAGGCGTTAATAGAGGCAACAAATTACCAAGCTGTTTTTTATCCGAAAACAGATGAATCATAG